The Corvus hawaiiensis isolate bCorHaw1 chromosome 2, bCorHaw1.pri.cur, whole genome shotgun sequence genome includes a window with the following:
- the KEL gene encoding kell blood group glycoprotein isoform X1, which produces MSSLPQTCDQELRTGAKKERCLQGKSVLLCALLLSTLLGFTLLITYLVMTCALGSCDAESDLGLLERLLNSRNDTVNPCENFYKYACGRWEGKQSSRTREESLNVFDVLLEENLLILKRLLESPQFGIRGSAKEKAMKFYRSCMDTERIESQGAQTLKDLLNQVGGWHNTGVGETKDFNETLQILMGRYSTFPFFRVLVGPSPFDPKTNIIQIDHPEFEIPLESEFKEKNYLKVLRVYLSYLEKLGVLLGGTEDDPTDSFSKTLSFISNLQRVVTPLQKRQQRGMLFFRTTIRELQEKAPAIDWLACLQAVFHPMPMNLSQPIAVHDMDYLREMSQLIKKWHEGRVPHIYMIVCLIGNLSPALDSRFQDARLELYKILYGKMGSRMMLAERWRKCLTDTSSFFEPVLGKMIVQEIFPEQTKKFAEQMFSAIQDALYDRLDQVEWMDEQTRRNAKALVSKLQVEIGYPAHILQTDKVNLEYQNLEINEDTFFLNVVACLKILRENSYLKLLQHHPQDNWRVHPWSVHSYYSVRHHMVVFPAGMFRSPFFHMEFPSAVNFGAIGVFMAHEILHSFYGYVLPVDCPACNRSALQRSTDCLVEHYESYSFNVNGTFTLLENTADTGGLAVAYQAYKNWMKKHKEEKDLPKIGLSHDQLFYLSFAHAMCGHQDPEKLQSSLNTDPHSPLPLRVSGPVSNSQDFSNSFQCPSGSPMNPENKCRIW; this is translated from the exons aCCTGTGACCAGGAGCTGAGAACAGGTGCAAAGAAAGAACGATGCCTTCAGGGGAAAAGCGTACTTCTGTGTGCACTTCTTCTCAGTACTCTCCTTGGGTTTACATTGCTTATCACCTACCTCGTGATGACTTGTGCTCTAG GATCCTGTGATGCTGAGTCAGATCTTGGTCTATTGGAAAGACTTCTGAATTCTAGGAATGACACTGTAAACCCCTGTGAGAACTTCTACAAATATGCCTGTGGCAGATGGGAAGGCAAACAGTCAAGCAGAACCAGAGAAGAATCACTAAATGTGTTTGATGTGTTGTTGGAAGAAAACCTGTTGATCCTGAAAAGGCTTTTAG aaagtcCACAGTTTGGGATAAGAGGCTCAGCCAAGGAGAAAGCAATGAAATTTTATCGTTCCTGCATGGATACTGAACGAATAGAATCCCAAGGAGCTCAGACGTTGAAGGACCTCCTAAATCAG GTTGGTGGATGGCATAACACAGGTGTGGGGGAAACAAAAGATTTTAATGAAACTCTTCAGATTCTCATGGGCAGATACAGCACCTTCCCATTTTTTAGAGTCCTTGTGGGACCTAGTCCTTTTGACCCCAAGACCAATATTATTCAG ATTGACCATCCTGAGTTTGAGATTCCACTTGAGAGTgaattcaaagagaaaaattatcttAAG GTTCTCCGTGTGTATCTTTCATATTTGGAGAAACTGGGGGTCCTACTTGGAGGGACAGAGGATGATCCCACTGATTCCTTTTCCAAGACCTTGTCCTTCATCTCTAACCTCCAGCGAGTTGTCACCCCACTGCAGAAAAGACAGCAGAGGGGGATGCTGTTCTTTCGCACTACCATTAGGGAGCTACAG GAAAAGGCACCTGCTATTGACTGGCTGGCATGTCTCCAGGCTGTCTTCCATCCTATGCCAATGAACCTCTCTCAGCCAATTGCAGTGCATGACATGGATTACTTAAGAGAAATGTCACAGCTCATCAAGAAATGGCACGAGGGAAG GGTCCCTCACATTTATATGATTGTTTGTCTGATTGGGAATCTCTCCCCAGCCCTTGACAGTCGATTCCAAGATGCACGCCTCGAGCTGTATAAGATCCTTTATGGAAAAATGGGATCTAGAATG ATGCTAGCTGAGCGCTGGAGGAAGTGCTTGACTGATACCAGCTCTTTCTTTGAGCCAGTTCTAGGGAAGATGATTGTgcaagaaattttccctgaGCAGACCAAGAAATTT GCTGAGCAGATGTTCTCTGCCATCCAAGATGCCCTCTACGACCGCCTGGATCAGGTGGAGTGGATGGATGAACAGACTCGCCGAAACGCTAAAGCCTTG gtTTCCAAACTACAAGTGGAGATTGGTTATCCAGCTCACATACTCCAGACTGACAAAGTGAACCTGGAATACCAGAAT TTGGAGATAAATGAAGACACTTTTTTCCTCAATGTGGTGGCTTGCTTGAAAATATTGAGGGAAAATTCCTACCTGAAGCTCCTTCAGCATCACCCGCAGGATAA CTGGCGTGTGCACCCCTGGAGTGTGCATTCATACTATTCAGTAAGGCACCACATGGTGGTCTTTCCAGCTGGAATGTTCCGCAGTCCGTTTTTCCACATGGAGTTTCCCAG cgCTGTGAATTTTGGAGCCATCGGGGTCTTCATGGCACATGAAATTCTTCACTCATTCTATGGTTATG TGTTGCCTGTGGACTGTCCTGCATGCAACAGGAGTGCACTACAAAGATCTACAGACTGCTTGGTTGAACACTATGAAAGCTACAGCTTTAATGTCAATGGCACCTTCACACTATTGGAGAATACAGCTGACACTGGAGGGCTCGCTGTCGCTTACCAG GCCTATAAGAATTGGATgaaaaagcacaaagaagagaAGGATTTACCTAAAATTGGACTTTCACATGATCAACTTTTCTACCTCAGTTTTGCTCAT GCAATGTGTGGACATCAGGATCCAGAGAAACTCCAGTCTTCCCTGAACACAGATCCACATAGTCCCTTGCCACTTCGTGTGTCTGGGCCTGTCAGCAATAGCCAGGACTTTTCCAACAGCTTCCAATGTCCCAGTGGATCCCCAATGAACCCAGAAAACAAATGTCGCATCTGGTAA
- the KEL gene encoding kell blood group glycoprotein isoform X2 — MSSLPQTCDQELRTGAKKERCLQGKSVLLCALLLSTLLGFTLLITYLVMTCALGSCDAESDLGLLERLLNSRNDTVNPCENFYKYACGRWEGKQSSRTREESLNVFDVLLEENLLILKRLLESPQFGIRGSAKEKAMKFYRSCMDTERIESQGAQTLKDLLNQIDHPEFEIPLESEFKEKNYLKVLRVYLSYLEKLGVLLGGTEDDPTDSFSKTLSFISNLQRVVTPLQKRQQRGMLFFRTTIRELQEKAPAIDWLACLQAVFHPMPMNLSQPIAVHDMDYLREMSQLIKKWHEGRVPHIYMIVCLIGNLSPALDSRFQDARLELYKILYGKMGSRMMLAERWRKCLTDTSSFFEPVLGKMIVQEIFPEQTKKFAEQMFSAIQDALYDRLDQVEWMDEQTRRNAKALVSKLQVEIGYPAHILQTDKVNLEYQNLEINEDTFFLNVVACLKILRENSYLKLLQHHPQDNWRVHPWSVHSYYSVRHHMVVFPAGMFRSPFFHMEFPSAVNFGAIGVFMAHEILHSFYGYVLPVDCPACNRSALQRSTDCLVEHYESYSFNVNGTFTLLENTADTGGLAVAYQAYKNWMKKHKEEKDLPKIGLSHDQLFYLSFAHAMCGHQDPEKLQSSLNTDPHSPLPLRVSGPVSNSQDFSNSFQCPSGSPMNPENKCRIW; from the exons aCCTGTGACCAGGAGCTGAGAACAGGTGCAAAGAAAGAACGATGCCTTCAGGGGAAAAGCGTACTTCTGTGTGCACTTCTTCTCAGTACTCTCCTTGGGTTTACATTGCTTATCACCTACCTCGTGATGACTTGTGCTCTAG GATCCTGTGATGCTGAGTCAGATCTTGGTCTATTGGAAAGACTTCTGAATTCTAGGAATGACACTGTAAACCCCTGTGAGAACTTCTACAAATATGCCTGTGGCAGATGGGAAGGCAAACAGTCAAGCAGAACCAGAGAAGAATCACTAAATGTGTTTGATGTGTTGTTGGAAGAAAACCTGTTGATCCTGAAAAGGCTTTTAG aaagtcCACAGTTTGGGATAAGAGGCTCAGCCAAGGAGAAAGCAATGAAATTTTATCGTTCCTGCATGGATACTGAACGAATAGAATCCCAAGGAGCTCAGACGTTGAAGGACCTCCTAAATCAG ATTGACCATCCTGAGTTTGAGATTCCACTTGAGAGTgaattcaaagagaaaaattatcttAAG GTTCTCCGTGTGTATCTTTCATATTTGGAGAAACTGGGGGTCCTACTTGGAGGGACAGAGGATGATCCCACTGATTCCTTTTCCAAGACCTTGTCCTTCATCTCTAACCTCCAGCGAGTTGTCACCCCACTGCAGAAAAGACAGCAGAGGGGGATGCTGTTCTTTCGCACTACCATTAGGGAGCTACAG GAAAAGGCACCTGCTATTGACTGGCTGGCATGTCTCCAGGCTGTCTTCCATCCTATGCCAATGAACCTCTCTCAGCCAATTGCAGTGCATGACATGGATTACTTAAGAGAAATGTCACAGCTCATCAAGAAATGGCACGAGGGAAG GGTCCCTCACATTTATATGATTGTTTGTCTGATTGGGAATCTCTCCCCAGCCCTTGACAGTCGATTCCAAGATGCACGCCTCGAGCTGTATAAGATCCTTTATGGAAAAATGGGATCTAGAATG ATGCTAGCTGAGCGCTGGAGGAAGTGCTTGACTGATACCAGCTCTTTCTTTGAGCCAGTTCTAGGGAAGATGATTGTgcaagaaattttccctgaGCAGACCAAGAAATTT GCTGAGCAGATGTTCTCTGCCATCCAAGATGCCCTCTACGACCGCCTGGATCAGGTGGAGTGGATGGATGAACAGACTCGCCGAAACGCTAAAGCCTTG gtTTCCAAACTACAAGTGGAGATTGGTTATCCAGCTCACATACTCCAGACTGACAAAGTGAACCTGGAATACCAGAAT TTGGAGATAAATGAAGACACTTTTTTCCTCAATGTGGTGGCTTGCTTGAAAATATTGAGGGAAAATTCCTACCTGAAGCTCCTTCAGCATCACCCGCAGGATAA CTGGCGTGTGCACCCCTGGAGTGTGCATTCATACTATTCAGTAAGGCACCACATGGTGGTCTTTCCAGCTGGAATGTTCCGCAGTCCGTTTTTCCACATGGAGTTTCCCAG cgCTGTGAATTTTGGAGCCATCGGGGTCTTCATGGCACATGAAATTCTTCACTCATTCTATGGTTATG TGTTGCCTGTGGACTGTCCTGCATGCAACAGGAGTGCACTACAAAGATCTACAGACTGCTTGGTTGAACACTATGAAAGCTACAGCTTTAATGTCAATGGCACCTTCACACTATTGGAGAATACAGCTGACACTGGAGGGCTCGCTGTCGCTTACCAG GCCTATAAGAATTGGATgaaaaagcacaaagaagagaAGGATTTACCTAAAATTGGACTTTCACATGATCAACTTTTCTACCTCAGTTTTGCTCAT GCAATGTGTGGACATCAGGATCCAGAGAAACTCCAGTCTTCCCTGAACACAGATCCACATAGTCCCTTGCCACTTCGTGTGTCTGGGCCTGTCAGCAATAGCCAGGACTTTTCCAACAGCTTCCAATGTCCCAGTGGATCCCCAATGAACCCAGAAAACAAATGTCGCATCTGGTAA
- the KEL gene encoding kell blood group glycoprotein isoform X3, translated as MSSLPQTCDQELRTGAKKERCLQGKSVLLCALLLSTLLGFTLLITYLVMTCALGSCDAESDLGLLERLLNSRNDTVNPCENFYKYACGRWEGKQSSRTREESLNVFDVLLEENLLILKRLLESPQFGIRGSAKEKAMKFYRSCMDTERIESQGAQTLKDLLNQVGGWHNTGVGETKDFNETLQILMGRYSTFPFFRVLVGPSPFDPKTNIIQIDHPEFEIPLESEFKEKNYLKVLRVYLSYLEKLGVLLGGTEDDPTDSFSKTLSFISNLQRVVTPLQKRQQRGMLFFRTTIRELQEKAPAIDWLACLQAVFHPMPMNLSQPIAVHDMDYLREMSQLIKKWHEGRVPHIYMIVCLIGNLSPALDSRFQDARLELYKILYGKMGSRMMLAERWRKCLTDTSSFFEPVLGKMIVQEIFPEQTKKFAEQMFSAIQDALYDRLDQVEWMDEQTRRNAKALVSKLQVEIGYPAHILQTDKVNLEYQNLEINEDTFFLNVVACLKILRENSYLKLLQHHPQDNWRVHPWSVHSYYSVRHHMVVFPAGMFRSPFFHMEFPSAVNFGAIGVFMAHEILHSFYGYVLPVDCPACNRSALQRSTDCLVEHYESYSFNVNGTFTLLENTADTGGLAVAYQAYKNWMKKHKEEKDLPKIGLSHDQLFYLSFAHMESKVA; from the exons aCCTGTGACCAGGAGCTGAGAACAGGTGCAAAGAAAGAACGATGCCTTCAGGGGAAAAGCGTACTTCTGTGTGCACTTCTTCTCAGTACTCTCCTTGGGTTTACATTGCTTATCACCTACCTCGTGATGACTTGTGCTCTAG GATCCTGTGATGCTGAGTCAGATCTTGGTCTATTGGAAAGACTTCTGAATTCTAGGAATGACACTGTAAACCCCTGTGAGAACTTCTACAAATATGCCTGTGGCAGATGGGAAGGCAAACAGTCAAGCAGAACCAGAGAAGAATCACTAAATGTGTTTGATGTGTTGTTGGAAGAAAACCTGTTGATCCTGAAAAGGCTTTTAG aaagtcCACAGTTTGGGATAAGAGGCTCAGCCAAGGAGAAAGCAATGAAATTTTATCGTTCCTGCATGGATACTGAACGAATAGAATCCCAAGGAGCTCAGACGTTGAAGGACCTCCTAAATCAG GTTGGTGGATGGCATAACACAGGTGTGGGGGAAACAAAAGATTTTAATGAAACTCTTCAGATTCTCATGGGCAGATACAGCACCTTCCCATTTTTTAGAGTCCTTGTGGGACCTAGTCCTTTTGACCCCAAGACCAATATTATTCAG ATTGACCATCCTGAGTTTGAGATTCCACTTGAGAGTgaattcaaagagaaaaattatcttAAG GTTCTCCGTGTGTATCTTTCATATTTGGAGAAACTGGGGGTCCTACTTGGAGGGACAGAGGATGATCCCACTGATTCCTTTTCCAAGACCTTGTCCTTCATCTCTAACCTCCAGCGAGTTGTCACCCCACTGCAGAAAAGACAGCAGAGGGGGATGCTGTTCTTTCGCACTACCATTAGGGAGCTACAG GAAAAGGCACCTGCTATTGACTGGCTGGCATGTCTCCAGGCTGTCTTCCATCCTATGCCAATGAACCTCTCTCAGCCAATTGCAGTGCATGACATGGATTACTTAAGAGAAATGTCACAGCTCATCAAGAAATGGCACGAGGGAAG GGTCCCTCACATTTATATGATTGTTTGTCTGATTGGGAATCTCTCCCCAGCCCTTGACAGTCGATTCCAAGATGCACGCCTCGAGCTGTATAAGATCCTTTATGGAAAAATGGGATCTAGAATG ATGCTAGCTGAGCGCTGGAGGAAGTGCTTGACTGATACCAGCTCTTTCTTTGAGCCAGTTCTAGGGAAGATGATTGTgcaagaaattttccctgaGCAGACCAAGAAATTT GCTGAGCAGATGTTCTCTGCCATCCAAGATGCCCTCTACGACCGCCTGGATCAGGTGGAGTGGATGGATGAACAGACTCGCCGAAACGCTAAAGCCTTG gtTTCCAAACTACAAGTGGAGATTGGTTATCCAGCTCACATACTCCAGACTGACAAAGTGAACCTGGAATACCAGAAT TTGGAGATAAATGAAGACACTTTTTTCCTCAATGTGGTGGCTTGCTTGAAAATATTGAGGGAAAATTCCTACCTGAAGCTCCTTCAGCATCACCCGCAGGATAA CTGGCGTGTGCACCCCTGGAGTGTGCATTCATACTATTCAGTAAGGCACCACATGGTGGTCTTTCCAGCTGGAATGTTCCGCAGTCCGTTTTTCCACATGGAGTTTCCCAG cgCTGTGAATTTTGGAGCCATCGGGGTCTTCATGGCACATGAAATTCTTCACTCATTCTATGGTTATG TGTTGCCTGTGGACTGTCCTGCATGCAACAGGAGTGCACTACAAAGATCTACAGACTGCTTGGTTGAACACTATGAAAGCTACAGCTTTAATGTCAATGGCACCTTCACACTATTGGAGAATACAGCTGACACTGGAGGGCTCGCTGTCGCTTACCAG GCCTATAAGAATTGGATgaaaaagcacaaagaagagaAGGATTTACCTAAAATTGGACTTTCACATGATCAACTTTTCTACCTCAGTTTTGCTCAT ATGGAGTCCAAGGTTGCATGA
- the KEL gene encoding kell blood group glycoprotein isoform X4, whose product MSSLPQTCDQELRTGAKKERCLQGKSVLLCALLLSTLLGFTLLITYLVMTCALGSCDAESDLGLLERLLNSRNDTVNPCENFYKYACGRWEGKQSSRTREESLNVFDVLLEENLLILKRLLESPQFGIRGSAKEKAMKFYRSCMDTERIESQGAQTLKDLLNQVGGWHNTGVGETKDFNETLQILMGRYSTFPFFRVLVGPSPFDPKTNIIQIDHPEFEIPLESEFKEKNYLKVLRVYLSYLEKLGVLLGGTEDDPTDSFSKTLSFISNLQRVVTPLQKRQQRGMLFFRTTIRELQEKAPAIDWLACLQAVFHPMPMNLSQPIAVHDMDYLREMSQLIKKWHEGRVPHIYMIVCLIGNLSPALDSRFQDARLELYKILYGKMGSRMMLAERWRKCLTDTSSFFEPVLGKMIVQEIFPEQTKKFAEQMFSAIQDALYDRLDQVEWMDEQTRRNAKALVSKLQVEIGYPAHILQTDKVNLEYQNLEINEDTFFLNVVACLKILRENSYLKLLQHHPQDNWRVHPWSVHSYYSVRHHMVVFPAGMFRSPFFHMEFPSAVNFGAIGVFMAHEILHSFYGYVLPVDCPACNRSALQRSTDCLVEHYESYSFNVNGTFTLLENTADTGGLAVAYQAYKNWMKKHKEEKDLPKIGLSHDQLFYLSFAHNWE is encoded by the exons aCCTGTGACCAGGAGCTGAGAACAGGTGCAAAGAAAGAACGATGCCTTCAGGGGAAAAGCGTACTTCTGTGTGCACTTCTTCTCAGTACTCTCCTTGGGTTTACATTGCTTATCACCTACCTCGTGATGACTTGTGCTCTAG GATCCTGTGATGCTGAGTCAGATCTTGGTCTATTGGAAAGACTTCTGAATTCTAGGAATGACACTGTAAACCCCTGTGAGAACTTCTACAAATATGCCTGTGGCAGATGGGAAGGCAAACAGTCAAGCAGAACCAGAGAAGAATCACTAAATGTGTTTGATGTGTTGTTGGAAGAAAACCTGTTGATCCTGAAAAGGCTTTTAG aaagtcCACAGTTTGGGATAAGAGGCTCAGCCAAGGAGAAAGCAATGAAATTTTATCGTTCCTGCATGGATACTGAACGAATAGAATCCCAAGGAGCTCAGACGTTGAAGGACCTCCTAAATCAG GTTGGTGGATGGCATAACACAGGTGTGGGGGAAACAAAAGATTTTAATGAAACTCTTCAGATTCTCATGGGCAGATACAGCACCTTCCCATTTTTTAGAGTCCTTGTGGGACCTAGTCCTTTTGACCCCAAGACCAATATTATTCAG ATTGACCATCCTGAGTTTGAGATTCCACTTGAGAGTgaattcaaagagaaaaattatcttAAG GTTCTCCGTGTGTATCTTTCATATTTGGAGAAACTGGGGGTCCTACTTGGAGGGACAGAGGATGATCCCACTGATTCCTTTTCCAAGACCTTGTCCTTCATCTCTAACCTCCAGCGAGTTGTCACCCCACTGCAGAAAAGACAGCAGAGGGGGATGCTGTTCTTTCGCACTACCATTAGGGAGCTACAG GAAAAGGCACCTGCTATTGACTGGCTGGCATGTCTCCAGGCTGTCTTCCATCCTATGCCAATGAACCTCTCTCAGCCAATTGCAGTGCATGACATGGATTACTTAAGAGAAATGTCACAGCTCATCAAGAAATGGCACGAGGGAAG GGTCCCTCACATTTATATGATTGTTTGTCTGATTGGGAATCTCTCCCCAGCCCTTGACAGTCGATTCCAAGATGCACGCCTCGAGCTGTATAAGATCCTTTATGGAAAAATGGGATCTAGAATG ATGCTAGCTGAGCGCTGGAGGAAGTGCTTGACTGATACCAGCTCTTTCTTTGAGCCAGTTCTAGGGAAGATGATTGTgcaagaaattttccctgaGCAGACCAAGAAATTT GCTGAGCAGATGTTCTCTGCCATCCAAGATGCCCTCTACGACCGCCTGGATCAGGTGGAGTGGATGGATGAACAGACTCGCCGAAACGCTAAAGCCTTG gtTTCCAAACTACAAGTGGAGATTGGTTATCCAGCTCACATACTCCAGACTGACAAAGTGAACCTGGAATACCAGAAT TTGGAGATAAATGAAGACACTTTTTTCCTCAATGTGGTGGCTTGCTTGAAAATATTGAGGGAAAATTCCTACCTGAAGCTCCTTCAGCATCACCCGCAGGATAA CTGGCGTGTGCACCCCTGGAGTGTGCATTCATACTATTCAGTAAGGCACCACATGGTGGTCTTTCCAGCTGGAATGTTCCGCAGTCCGTTTTTCCACATGGAGTTTCCCAG cgCTGTGAATTTTGGAGCCATCGGGGTCTTCATGGCACATGAAATTCTTCACTCATTCTATGGTTATG TGTTGCCTGTGGACTGTCCTGCATGCAACAGGAGTGCACTACAAAGATCTACAGACTGCTTGGTTGAACACTATGAAAGCTACAGCTTTAATGTCAATGGCACCTTCACACTATTGGAGAATACAGCTGACACTGGAGGGCTCGCTGTCGCTTACCAG GCCTATAAGAATTGGATgaaaaagcacaaagaagagaAGGATTTACCTAAAATTGGACTTTCACATGATCAACTTTTCTACCTCAGTTTTGCTCAT AACTGGGAATGA
- the KEL gene encoding kell blood group glycoprotein isoform X5, whose product MKFYRSCMDTERIESQGAQTLKDLLNQVGGWHNTGVGETKDFNETLQILMGRYSTFPFFRVLVGPSPFDPKTNIIQIDHPEFEIPLESEFKEKNYLKVLRVYLSYLEKLGVLLGGTEDDPTDSFSKTLSFISNLQRVVTPLQKRQQRGMLFFRTTIRELQEKAPAIDWLACLQAVFHPMPMNLSQPIAVHDMDYLREMSQLIKKWHEGRVPHIYMIVCLIGNLSPALDSRFQDARLELYKILYGKMGSRMMLAERWRKCLTDTSSFFEPVLGKMIVQEIFPEQTKKFAEQMFSAIQDALYDRLDQVEWMDEQTRRNAKALVSKLQVEIGYPAHILQTDKVNLEYQNLEINEDTFFLNVVACLKILRENSYLKLLQHHPQDNWRVHPWSVHSYYSVRHHMVVFPAGMFRSPFFHMEFPSAVNFGAIGVFMAHEILHSFYGYVLPVDCPACNRSALQRSTDCLVEHYESYSFNVNGTFTLLENTADTGGLAVAYQAYKNWMKKHKEEKDLPKIGLSHDQLFYLSFAHAMCGHQDPEKLQSSLNTDPHSPLPLRVSGPVSNSQDFSNSFQCPSGSPMNPENKCRIW is encoded by the exons ATGAAATTTTATCGTTCCTGCATGGATACTGAACGAATAGAATCCCAAGGAGCTCAGACGTTGAAGGACCTCCTAAATCAG GTTGGTGGATGGCATAACACAGGTGTGGGGGAAACAAAAGATTTTAATGAAACTCTTCAGATTCTCATGGGCAGATACAGCACCTTCCCATTTTTTAGAGTCCTTGTGGGACCTAGTCCTTTTGACCCCAAGACCAATATTATTCAG ATTGACCATCCTGAGTTTGAGATTCCACTTGAGAGTgaattcaaagagaaaaattatcttAAG GTTCTCCGTGTGTATCTTTCATATTTGGAGAAACTGGGGGTCCTACTTGGAGGGACAGAGGATGATCCCACTGATTCCTTTTCCAAGACCTTGTCCTTCATCTCTAACCTCCAGCGAGTTGTCACCCCACTGCAGAAAAGACAGCAGAGGGGGATGCTGTTCTTTCGCACTACCATTAGGGAGCTACAG GAAAAGGCACCTGCTATTGACTGGCTGGCATGTCTCCAGGCTGTCTTCCATCCTATGCCAATGAACCTCTCTCAGCCAATTGCAGTGCATGACATGGATTACTTAAGAGAAATGTCACAGCTCATCAAGAAATGGCACGAGGGAAG GGTCCCTCACATTTATATGATTGTTTGTCTGATTGGGAATCTCTCCCCAGCCCTTGACAGTCGATTCCAAGATGCACGCCTCGAGCTGTATAAGATCCTTTATGGAAAAATGGGATCTAGAATG ATGCTAGCTGAGCGCTGGAGGAAGTGCTTGACTGATACCAGCTCTTTCTTTGAGCCAGTTCTAGGGAAGATGATTGTgcaagaaattttccctgaGCAGACCAAGAAATTT GCTGAGCAGATGTTCTCTGCCATCCAAGATGCCCTCTACGACCGCCTGGATCAGGTGGAGTGGATGGATGAACAGACTCGCCGAAACGCTAAAGCCTTG gtTTCCAAACTACAAGTGGAGATTGGTTATCCAGCTCACATACTCCAGACTGACAAAGTGAACCTGGAATACCAGAAT TTGGAGATAAATGAAGACACTTTTTTCCTCAATGTGGTGGCTTGCTTGAAAATATTGAGGGAAAATTCCTACCTGAAGCTCCTTCAGCATCACCCGCAGGATAA CTGGCGTGTGCACCCCTGGAGTGTGCATTCATACTATTCAGTAAGGCACCACATGGTGGTCTTTCCAGCTGGAATGTTCCGCAGTCCGTTTTTCCACATGGAGTTTCCCAG cgCTGTGAATTTTGGAGCCATCGGGGTCTTCATGGCACATGAAATTCTTCACTCATTCTATGGTTATG TGTTGCCTGTGGACTGTCCTGCATGCAACAGGAGTGCACTACAAAGATCTACAGACTGCTTGGTTGAACACTATGAAAGCTACAGCTTTAATGTCAATGGCACCTTCACACTATTGGAGAATACAGCTGACACTGGAGGGCTCGCTGTCGCTTACCAG GCCTATAAGAATTGGATgaaaaagcacaaagaagagaAGGATTTACCTAAAATTGGACTTTCACATGATCAACTTTTCTACCTCAGTTTTGCTCAT GCAATGTGTGGACATCAGGATCCAGAGAAACTCCAGTCTTCCCTGAACACAGATCCACATAGTCCCTTGCCACTTCGTGTGTCTGGGCCTGTCAGCAATAGCCAGGACTTTTCCAACAGCTTCCAATGTCCCAGTGGATCCCCAATGAACCCAGAAAACAAATGTCGCATCTGGTAA